The following are from one region of the Bacteroidia bacterium genome:
- a CDS encoding T9SS type A sorting domain-containing protein → MNKIKTLLLVVLPLSLSAQFQVKQAITVAGGNFGQPGNYVKYGKYDYFDHSFQFFDSIPGDFTNAAVADGQILFSNASNTIYKHDLSVYTRLDSVPFAGTQTMELAYSYLIVGPSTVLNANSNKPIVFDRFTLDTIGEIDGFNYPIMDMIQIEDSLYIAWNITSVIDQVPPFGVYADSIGYISVVSLNNLTKVRDIDLGAAGAGINTLAYDKVNRILFGANAATNSLTKYDFWSGNFSLIPTNTANSKDLLGVFGDKLYGTFGSNGIGTWSISGDSIIQENVQTGAFIQAILDTVNEVLYATESDYFSYGNLNVFSPFNTPETFSCGISPEAIALDYFILVGQDEKESLSTKAFPNPCTNRLEVPSALWVEVYNQFGQRVGYQVGSTIDLSNLADGMYWVITNLGKTKVIKI, encoded by the coding sequence ATGAACAAAATCAAAACCCTTTTATTGGTAGTCTTACCATTATCACTCAGTGCACAATTCCAGGTTAAACAAGCCATAACAGTAGCCGGAGGCAACTTCGGACAACCCGGTAATTATGTAAAATATGGAAAGTATGACTATTTCGATCACAGTTTTCAGTTCTTCGATTCCATTCCGGGAGATTTTACCAATGCTGCGGTTGCCGATGGACAAATCTTATTTTCCAATGCATCAAACACCATTTACAAACACGACTTATCAGTATACACCCGCCTCGATAGCGTTCCTTTTGCAGGTACCCAAACCATGGAACTTGCCTATTCTTACCTAATTGTTGGTCCATCCACAGTGCTAAATGCCAACTCCAATAAACCCATAGTCTTCGACCGTTTTACCTTGGATACCATTGGCGAAATTGATGGTTTTAATTATCCCATCATGGATATGATTCAAATTGAAGACAGCCTGTATATTGCCTGGAATATTACAAGTGTTATCGATCAGGTTCCACCTTTCGGAGTTTATGCCGACAGTATAGGTTATATTTCTGTTGTGAGCCTTAACAACCTCACCAAAGTCAGAGACATTGATTTAGGAGCTGCCGGTGCAGGTATAAACACCCTTGCTTATGACAAAGTAAACCGGATCTTATTTGGAGCAAACGCCGCTACCAATTCCCTAACCAAGTACGATTTTTGGTCTGGAAATTTCAGTTTAATCCCCACCAATACCGCTAATTCCAAAGATTTATTAGGCGTATTCGGCGATAAACTTTACGGAACATTTGGAAGCAATGGAATTGGTACCTGGAGTATCTCAGGAGATAGTATAATTCAGGAAAATGTACAAACTGGTGCATTTATTCAAGCCATTTTAGATACTGTAAATGAAGTGTTGTATGCTACCGAATCCGATTACTTTTCGTATGGAAATTTGAATGTATTTTCACCATTTAACACTCCTGAAACCTTTTCTTGCGGAATTTCTCCCGAAGCAATTGCTTTAGATTATTTTATTTTGGTCGGTCAAGATGAAAAGGAATCATTGTCTACCAAGGCCTTTCCAAATCCTTGCACCAATCGTTTGGAGGTACCATCTGCTTTGTGGGTAGAAGTTTACAACCAATTCGGACAACGCGTTGGTTATCAAGTCGGTTCTACGATCGACCTTAGCAATTTAGCCGATGGAATGTACTGGGTAATCACCAATTTGGGAAAAACAAAAGTGATTAAAATCTAG
- a CDS encoding TonB-dependent receptor plug domain-containing protein, producing MQNGIAYWLKSLGCLIQVLCISAWANGQQKSDSMKVELQTLTVEERQLTALEKAIQLIGDSGLGLPVSLQHSTLQAGDFLQRSMPGIAIKNYGPSASSTLSVRGSSSNQTQMLWHGLNINQAWQSLSDLSLIPTGAFEQIRLQSDATCGIMAGITPGSSLLLIPADVSHQPNSLLLAYTIGSFGLHKIRTNLVYNRGIWTSQTSAQYFQANNNFPFQNIYKKDKPTENLSHASNRHFSLVHESGFRLNSKESIEVSIWILNNFRQLPPTMLMAQSAAEQQDQAYRGSLGWKTKHRRWTGQTRMAYFHDWLFYSDSVANLHETSRNQNLQAYTSWEYNTGKNMVIHAGAHTQWVQVYSEGYKAHKNQWNHALFGGFQLDFKRWHFDLSARQEWRKSKATPIGLGLTSIFKLRTFRIQLLANKVYRAASYNDLYWIPGGNPNLQAEKGYVTELGFFSHFKQKQWPQVALLLYSKWIQNWIQWLPTGTIWIPFNAKSVWAKGLEFRIKNQLEIRKWNLGIGAGLHLNQTQIRDASRAEENGKQLIYVPPVKLNTFFSLEWKNYFLGLDAVYNGKSFTSSDNKNTLPAWYTLNLTLVKTFPFTQQMEMQVSFSANNLSNVSYQTVEQRPMPGINFLGGIQLQFKHFKNK from the coding sequence ATGCAAAACGGAATTGCTTATTGGCTAAAAAGTTTAGGATGCCTAATCCAGGTTCTCTGCATTTCGGCATGGGCAAATGGCCAACAAAAGTCCGATAGCATGAAAGTTGAATTGCAAACCTTGACTGTTGAAGAAAGGCAGTTAACAGCACTTGAAAAAGCAATTCAACTAATAGGCGATAGTGGATTAGGATTGCCTGTATCCCTTCAACATTCAACCTTACAAGCCGGCGATTTCCTCCAACGAAGTATGCCCGGAATTGCCATCAAAAACTATGGTCCTTCTGCGAGCAGCACCTTATCCGTTCGGGGAAGCAGCTCCAATCAAACCCAAATGCTATGGCATGGTTTAAACATTAATCAGGCTTGGCAAAGTTTGTCTGACCTAAGTTTGATTCCTACCGGTGCCTTTGAACAAATTCGTTTGCAATCCGATGCCACCTGCGGAATAATGGCAGGAATTACCCCGGGTTCTTCCCTCCTGCTAATTCCTGCCGATGTTTCCCATCAACCCAACTCCTTGCTTCTAGCCTATACCATCGGCTCGTTTGGATTGCATAAAATCAGGACCAACCTGGTTTATAATCGCGGTATTTGGACAAGTCAAACCTCCGCTCAATACTTTCAAGCCAATAATAACTTTCCTTTTCAAAATATTTACAAAAAAGACAAGCCTACCGAAAATCTAAGTCATGCCTCCAACAGGCATTTCTCTCTTGTTCACGAATCCGGTTTTCGTTTAAATTCTAAAGAATCTATCGAAGTAAGTATTTGGATATTAAATAACTTCAGGCAGTTGCCTCCAACCATGCTTATGGCACAATCTGCAGCAGAACAGCAAGACCAGGCTTACCGAGGCAGTTTAGGATGGAAAACCAAACATAGGCGGTGGACCGGACAAACCCGAATGGCCTATTTTCACGATTGGCTCTTTTATTCCGACTCCGTGGCAAATCTTCATGAAACCAGCCGGAACCAAAATCTACAAGCATACACCTCCTGGGAATACAATACAGGAAAAAACATGGTAATTCATGCCGGAGCTCACACCCAATGGGTTCAAGTATATTCCGAAGGTTACAAGGCCCATAAAAACCAATGGAATCATGCCTTGTTTGGAGGATTTCAATTGGATTTCAAACGTTGGCACTTCGACCTTTCAGCCCGTCAGGAATGGAGAAAATCCAAAGCTACACCCATCGGACTTGGATTAACAAGCATTTTCAAATTAAGAACATTCCGAATCCAACTTTTGGCCAATAAAGTTTATCGGGCAGCCAGTTACAATGACTTATATTGGATTCCCGGCGGAAACCCAAACCTACAGGCCGAAAAAGGGTATGTAACCGAATTAGGCTTCTTTTCACATTTCAAACAAAAACAATGGCCACAGGTAGCCTTGCTGCTCTATTCCAAATGGATACAAAACTGGATACAATGGCTGCCCACCGGTACTATTTGGATACCGTTTAATGCAAAATCTGTTTGGGCAAAAGGTTTGGAATTCCGTATTAAAAACCAGTTAGAAATCAGGAAATGGAACCTTGGAATTGGTGCCGGACTTCACTTGAATCAAACCCAAATCAGAGACGCTTCCCGCGCCGAAGAAAATGGGAAACAACTCATTTATGTCCCACCGGTTAAACTTAACACCTTCTTTTCCCTGGAATGGAAAAACTATTTCCTTGGATTGGATGCTGTTTACAACGGAAAATCATTCACCTCCTCCGACAATAAAAACACCCTTCCAGCCTGGTACACCCTTAACCTAACCCTAGTAAAAACCTTTCCTTTTACTCAACAAATGGAAATGCAAGTCTCCTTTTCTGCCAATAACCTAAGCAATGTTTCTTACCAAACAGTGGAGCAACGCCCAATGCCTGGAATCAATTTTTTAGGTGGCATTCAATTACAATTCAAACACTTCAAAAACAAATAA